The Balneola vulgaris DSM 17893 DNA window AATAACTCGGTTCGCTTCTGTAGCCGCATTTTGATAATCAGCTTGCTGCAGATACACTCTTGACAGCATGGCTGATGCCGCATAGGTAGTTGCGAAACTTCCATTAGATAGGGGAAGTAAATCTCGAGCCGTAGTTAAATCAGAAATTATCTGATCGTACGTGGCTTCTACAGAACTGCGGTCGATCATACGAATATTCGCGTAATCTTCTTCAGGTTCCGTTACTAGCTGAATACCAGGATTAGTATCCGTACTACCCGCACTATATGGAAGAGCAAATAGCTTCACTAATTCAAAGAATGTAGTTCCTCGAATAAATAATGCTTCGCCCTGAATGCGATCTTTTGTGGCTTGGTCTTCGATTTGGTCTAAGTTAGCAAGCACAATATTGGCCAAGTTTATAGTAATGTAACCACGATTATATGTGGACTGAACCTGACCGTTCGTGTTTTGCACCGACTTATTGAAGATTTGTCGAAGTGTTTGGAATGTACCTGAGAAGTTAATTTCAGGTGTGTTTTCATCATGGGCAAATAGCTCAGCAATTACCGCTGTGTTACCTCCCATTAAGTCATCATCCGAGAAACTATCATAAGCTCCAATTAATACGGATTCAACGTTTTCAGCCCCTTGCAATGCTTGGTCTCCCGACACCGACTGCTTAGGCTCAACATCGAGTAAACTATCACAGCCTGCTAATATTAAAAGCGGCAACAACAGCACTCTGCTATATGTTTTAATTCTGTTTTTCATGTCTAATCTCATTTTTAGTCTAAATTTCATTTCGGATTAAAAGCCTAAGCTTACACCAAAGGTGTAGATTCTTGCCTGCGGTGCAGAATAGAAATCCTCACCTATCGCAATATTTCCACCATTGATATCAGTGTTTACCTCAGGATCCCATCCATCATATTTAGTGAAGGTGAGCAAATTCACCCCTGAGAAATAGAACCTAGCTTTTCGTATGGATAGACTTTCCGTAATTGAATTTGGTAGGGTATAACCAAAGTTCAATGTTTTTAAACGAAGGTAGCTACCATCACTTAAGTATCTAGATGAAGCTGCAGATGCATCAAAATCGAATAAACGAGCTTGAGGAACGTCCGTTACGTCACCTGGATTTTGCCATCTATCTTCGTATTGATCCAATGTTTGGTTATCAAAGAAACAAGCACCACACGACTGGTATACACCACCGCCATTGTAGATATCGTTTCCATATACAAACTGGAAGAATACGCTTAAGTCGAATCCTTTATAGTTAAAGTTATTCGTTATACCACCTGTGAAATCCGGATTAGGATCACCGATTACTACTTGATTCGCAGCATCAGGATTTGTTGTAGTACCCGTACTATGATCAACACCTTCAGGACTATTGATGTAGTATAGACCATCACCATTGTCAGGATCAACGCCGGCCCATTCTAAGGCATAGAACACACCAATTGGTTGACCTTCAATGGCACGGTTAATACCTGAAGTAATTACCTGACCATCGATATCGGTAATCTCATTGCGGTTGATACCGAAGTTGAAAGTAGTACTCCAGTTAAATTCACCTACAAAATTGGCCGTATTTAATACGAACTCAAATCCTTTGTTTTCTAGTGAACCTACGTTTCTTGTTTGCTGAGTAAATCCAGAAGTAATTGGAATGTTTACATCCAATAGTAAGTCTTCAGATTTTTTCATATAAACATCTACTTCACCACTGATTCTGTCGTTATAGAATCCAAAATCAATACCCAGGTTGTACTGTGTAGCACGCTCCCATTTTAGCGCTGGGTTTGGTGTTTGTGTTGGTGAAAGTGATGACCTTCCAGCATATGCTCCCGCACCATACAACTCTCGAGATTGGAAGTTCCCAATAGCAGCGTTACCCGTTACCCCAACACTCGCTCTTAGTTTTAAGAAACTTAGGTTCTCATAATCTAAGAAGTCTTCGTTTGAAGCAATCCAACCTGCTGAAACTGCTGGGAAGAAACCGTAGCGATTATCCGCACCAAAACGTGAAGATCCATCAATACGTCCACTTAGTGTTAATAAGTAATTGTCGCGGAAGCTATAGTTCGCACGAGCGAAGTATCCCACGAAACTGTATTCACTTACACCTCCTGTTCCTGCTGTAATATTCGCAGCACTAGAGATTTGAGTGAAGTTATCATTTGGGAAGTCCTCTGCCGAAACGGAATTGAATTCCTGTACCGTATTCTCATAAGAAGTTCCAAGTACAGCTTCTAAATCATGATCCTCAGCAAAAGTATCTGTGTATTCTAGATATGCTTGTGAGATAATAGTTCGTACACGATCGTTACTTAAGAAAGCACTACCATTATTCGCTCCTGTAAACTGGAACACACTACTACCATTCCACACTTTTTCTTGCTGATCAAGTAAATCTAGACCAAACTCACCTTGAACACTCAAGTTATCATTGAGTTGGTAGTTCGCATAAGCTTTACCTAACGTTCTGTAAACTTCTGTTTGGTAAGTATTGCCTTCACGATATAACAGTCCATTACTATAGATGGTGTTCGTGTTTAAGCTACCATCATCTAAGTAAGCCGGAGTTAAAGGACTTTGCGCTGCAAGCTGAATTGGGGTTGCAAACGAGTTGTCGTTTGGAATACGATCATTCAGCGATCGTGTAAGCGCCAAATTCATACCTAATGTAAAGTTATCACTCGCATTGTGGTCAACGTTAACACGGCCATTTACACGCTGAAACTTATCATCAATGATATGCCCTTCCTGATCGTCAATAGCAGTACTAATGAAGTATCTTGTTTTAGCATCACCGCCACTTGCTGACACTTCAAGCTTTTGAGATAGGTTATCTTGGTAAGCTAAATCTTCCCAGTTAACATTATTGTCTCGACTCCATTCATCATTAAAATAAAAATCAAAATAATCATCTATCGTTAAGCTTATTCCTGAATTTGAATGCGCCTCTTCAAACAGTTCATAATACTGATCACCGTTCAAAAACTCCTTTTGGTTAGAAGGGGTTCGCGTCGAAATTGAGTAGTTCACATTAATTTGGGTAGAACCTTCTTTACCAGATTTGGTGGTAATAAGAACTACGCCGTTCGATGCACGGGAACCATAAATAGCCGAAGCAGAGGCATCTTTTAGAATGTCAATCGATTCAATATCATCAGGGTTAATATCCGCAAGTGGGTTCGTTTCCGATCCATTGCTGGATAGGTTATTTGTATTCACTGGGATACCATCAATCACGTATAGTGGCTGTGCACTCGCATTTACCGATGCTGTACCACGTACACGCACTGTAATTCCGCCACCTAACTTACCGTTGTCTTTTTGAATAAAAACACCGGCAGCTCGACCTTGAACGGCCTCTTCGAAACTGTTTATGGTTACATCTTCAAAATCAGAAGAAGATACCGAGGAAATGTTTCCTGTCACTTTTTCCTTAATGGTTGATCCGTAACCAACAACAACCACTTCGTCTAAAAGCTTAGTATCTACACTGAGTTCAATAGTGAAGTTTGTTCGCCCATTAATAGGAATCTCTCGTGGGA harbors:
- a CDS encoding RagB/SusD family nutrient uptake outer membrane protein, yielding MKNRIKTYSRVLLLPLLILAGCDSLLDVEPKQSVSGDQALQGAENVESVLIGAYDSFSDDDLMGGNTAVIAELFAHDENTPEINFSGTFQTLRQIFNKSVQNTNGQVQSTYNRGYITINLANIVLANLDQIEDQATKDRIQGEALFIRGTTFFELVKLFALPYSAGSTDTNPGIQLVTEPEEDYANIRMIDRSSVEATYDQIISDLTTARDLLPLSNGSFATTYAASAMLSRVYLQQADYQNAATEANRVIQSFEYSLVSDYEDVFNNSNNNTTEDIFAIQVSDQDGANDLNLYFASEENSGRGDINILDAHTNLYEAGDDRLDLFYFDVSGDNSTPRRTGKWMNQYGNINTIRLAEMYLTRAEANFELGVGNYVGPNTPREDVNEIRDRVNATPILEVNFDLDDILLERKLELAFEGQLLHDLKRRQMDVGTEAYNSTSIIFPIPQRETDINPNLN
- a CDS encoding SusC/RagA family TonB-linked outer membrane protein; translated protein: MMKQNKIMGSILTLAMLLILNTNGWAQNTISGKVLEANTKEPITGVTVVVKGNTSRGDATDIDGNFEFSVSDSELTNGTLLVSYVGYIPREIPINGRTNFTIELSVDTKLLDEVVVVGYGSTIKEKVTGNISSVSSSDFEDVTINSFEEAVQGRAAGVFIQKDNGKLGGGITVRVRGTASVNASAQPLYVIDGIPVNTNNLSSNGSETNPLADINPDDIESIDILKDASASAIYGSRASNGVVLITTKSGKEGSTQINVNYSISTRTPSNQKEFLNGDQYYELFEEAHSNSGISLTIDDYFDFYFNDEWSRDNNVNWEDLAYQDNLSQKLEVSASGGDAKTRYFISTAIDDQEGHIIDDKFQRVNGRVNVDHNASDNFTLGMNLALTRSLNDRIPNDNSFATPIQLAAQSPLTPAYLDDGSLNTNTIYSNGLLYREGNTYQTEVYRTLGKAYANYQLNDNLSVQGEFGLDLLDQQEKVWNGSSVFQFTGANNGSAFLSNDRVRTIISQAYLEYTDTFAEDHDLEAVLGTSYENTVQEFNSVSAEDFPNDNFTQISSAANITAGTGGVSEYSFVGYFARANYSFRDNYLLTLSGRIDGSSRFGADNRYGFFPAVSAGWIASNEDFLDYENLSFLKLRASVGVTGNAAIGNFQSRELYGAGAYAGRSSLSPTQTPNPALKWERATQYNLGIDFGFYNDRISGEVDVYMKKSEDLLLDVNIPITSGFTQQTRNVGSLENKGFEFVLNTANFVGEFNWSTTFNFGINRNEITDIDGQVITSGINRAIEGQPIGVFYALEWAGVDPDNGDGLYYINSPEGVDHSTGTTTNPDAANQVVIGDPNPDFTGGITNNFNYKGFDLSVFFQFVYGNDIYNGGGVYQSCGACFFDNQTLDQYEDRWQNPGDVTDVPQARLFDFDASAASSRYLSDGSYLRLKTLNFGYTLPNSITESLSIRKARFYFSGVNLLTFTKYDGWDPEVNTDINGGNIAIGEDFYSAPQARIYTFGVSLGF